The Nycticebus coucang isolate mNycCou1 chromosome 2, mNycCou1.pri, whole genome shotgun sequence genome includes a window with the following:
- the FANCG gene encoding Fanconi anemia group G protein isoform X1, whose product MSHQLPLGSSCLDLWREKNDQLVRQAKVAQGSGLPLRRQQLAQGLEGLRELLHSLQGLPAAVPVLPLELTVICNFIILRTSLTQGFTEDLAQYIQQGLERVLETQEQLGPRLEWELRELWESVLHVSSLLPELLPVLHHLASLQAALWLSTDHLRDLAFLLQILNGSQSGASEDLLLLLKTWSPTAKESDTLLTLQDAEELRDILLTAFTYRQGLQELITGNLPKALSSLHEAASGLCPRPVLVQVYTALGTCLRKMGNPQRALLYLIEALKCGSALGPPLLEASRLYQELGNTAAELESLELLVEALSITHSSEAPQLFIEIELLLPRPDPALSLHCGTQSQAKHLLASRCLQIGRAEDAAEHYLDLLALLLDGSEPRFSPLPSPPGPCMPEVFLEAAASLIQAGRAQDALTVCEELLSRTSSLLPKMSHLWKEARKRIKELPHCPLWISATHLLQGQAWVQLGAQKEAVNEFSWCLELLFRATSEDKEQGAASIPNCEQGCKSDVALQQLRTAALISRGLQWVASGQDTKALQDFLLSVQICPGDRDACIHLLQTLRRLDRRDEATGLWRSLEAQTKLPQKDATWSLPLYLKMCFNWIRPSDYETLLEEFQTSLLEPQNL is encoded by the exons ATGTCCCACCAGCTtcctctgggctccagctgcctGGACCTGTGGAGGGAAAAGAACGACCAGCTCGTTCGACAGGCCAAG GTGGCTCAGGGCTCTGGTCTGCCGCTGAGGCGACAGCAGTTGGCTCAAGGGCTAGAAGGGCTCAGGGAGCTCCTTCATAGTCTGCAAG GGCTTCCTGCAGCTGTTCCTGTTCTCCCTTTGGAGCTGACTGTCATCTGCAACTTCATTATCCTGAGGACAAGCCTGACCCAGGGTTTTACTGAAGATCTGGCTCAATATATCCAACAGGGCCTAGAAAGAG TGCTGGAAACCCAGGAACAGTTGGGGCCCAGGTTGGAATGGGAACTCAGGGAGCTGTGGGAGTCTGTCCTGCATGTTTCCTCCCTTCTGCCGGAGCTGCTTCCTGTCCTGCACCATCTTGCTAGCCTGCAGGCTGCCCTCTGGCTGAGCACTGACCACCTTAGGGACCTGGCCTTCCTGCTGCAGATCCTGAATGGCAGCCAG AGTGGAGCCTCTGAAGATCTGCTGTTGCTTCTGAAAACTTGGAGCCCCACTGCTAAGGAATCAGATACTCTATTGACCCTGCAGGATGCCGAGGAATTGAGGGACATCCTTCTGACAGCATTTACTTACCGCCAAG GTCTCCAGGAACTGATTACAGGGAATCTGCCCAAGGCACTAAGCAGCCTACATGAAGCAGCCTCAGGTCTGTGTCCACGGCCTGTGTTGGTCCAGGTGTACACGGCACTGGGGACTTGTCTCCGTAAGATG GGAAATCCACAGAGAGCACTGCTGTACTTGATTGAAGCTCTGAAATGTGGATCAGCCTTAGGTCCCCCACTTCTGGAGGCCTCTAGGCTATATCAGGAACTGGGAAACACAGCAGCAGAACTGGAGAGTCTGGAGCTGCTGGTTGAG gCCTTGAGTATCACCCACAGTTCTGAAGCCCCTCAGCTTTTCATTGAGATAGAATTGCTGCTTCCACGACCTGACCCAGCCTTGTCCCTTCACTGTGGCACACAGAGCCAGGCCAAGCACCTGCTAGCAAGCCGATGCCTACAGATAGGGAG GGCAGAAGATGCTGCAGAGCATTACCTGGACCTgctagccctgttgctggatggCTCGGAGCCCAGG ttctccccgctcccctcccctccaggaCCCTGTATGCCTGAGGTATTTTTGGAGGCAGCAGCGTCATTGATCCAAGCAGGCCGAGCTCAGGACGCCTTGACTGTATGTGAGGAACTGCTTAGCCGCACATCATCTCTGCTACCCAAGATGTCCCATCTATggaaagaagccagaaaaagaaTCAAGGAACTGCCACACTGCCCACTCTGGATCTCTGCCACCCACCTGCTTCAGGGTCAGGCCTGGGTACAGCTTGGAGCCCAAAAAGAAGCAGTTAATGAATTTAGCTG GTGCTTGGAGCTACTCTTCCGGGCTACATCTGAGGACAAAGAACAAG GGGCAGCTTCCATACCCAACTGTGAGCAAGGGTGTAAGTCAGATGTGGCACTGCAGCAGCTTCGTACAGCCGCCCTGATTAGTCGTGGACTGCAATGGGTAGCCAGTGGCCAGGATACCAAAGCCCTACAGGACTTCCTCCTCAGTGTGCAAATATGTCCAG GTGATCGAGATGCTTGCATTCACTTGCTTCAGACTCTGAGGAGGCTGGATCGGAGGGATGAGGCCACTGGGCTCTGGAGGAGCTTGGAGGCCCAAACTAAGTTGCCACAGAAAGATGCTACATG GTCTCTTCCCCTGTacctaaaaatgtgttttaactGGATCCGTCCCTCTGATTATGAAACCCTCCTTGAGGAGTTTCAGACATCTCTTCTGGAGCCTCAGAACCTGTAG
- the FANCG gene encoding Fanconi anemia group G protein isoform X2, whose translation MSHQLPLGSSCLDLWREKNDQLVRQAKVAQGSGLPLRRQQLAQGLEGLRELLHSLQGLPAAVPVLPLELTVICNFIILRTSLTQGFTEDLAQYIQQGLERVLETQEQLGPRLEWELRELWESVLHVSSLLPELLPVLHHLASLQAALWLSTDHLRDLAFLLQILNGSQSGASEDLLLLLKTWSPTAKESDTLLTLQDAEELRDILLTAFTYRQGLQELITGNLPKALSSLHEAASGLCPRPVLVQVYTALGTCLRKMGNPQRALLYLIEALKCGSALGPPLLEASRLYQELGNTAAELESLELLVEALSITHSSEAPQLFIEIELLLPRPDPALSLHCGTQSQAKHLLASRCLQIGRAEDAAEHYLDLLALLLDGSEPRFSPLPSPPGPCMPEVFLEAAASLIQAGRAQDALTVCEELLSRTSSLLPKMSHLWKEARKRIKELPHCPLWISATHLLQGQAWVQLGAQKEAVNEFSWCLELLFRATSEDKEQGAASIPNCEQGCKSDVALQQLRTAALISRGLQWVASGQDTKALQDFLLSVQICPGLFPCT comes from the exons ATGTCCCACCAGCTtcctctgggctccagctgcctGGACCTGTGGAGGGAAAAGAACGACCAGCTCGTTCGACAGGCCAAG GTGGCTCAGGGCTCTGGTCTGCCGCTGAGGCGACAGCAGTTGGCTCAAGGGCTAGAAGGGCTCAGGGAGCTCCTTCATAGTCTGCAAG GGCTTCCTGCAGCTGTTCCTGTTCTCCCTTTGGAGCTGACTGTCATCTGCAACTTCATTATCCTGAGGACAAGCCTGACCCAGGGTTTTACTGAAGATCTGGCTCAATATATCCAACAGGGCCTAGAAAGAG TGCTGGAAACCCAGGAACAGTTGGGGCCCAGGTTGGAATGGGAACTCAGGGAGCTGTGGGAGTCTGTCCTGCATGTTTCCTCCCTTCTGCCGGAGCTGCTTCCTGTCCTGCACCATCTTGCTAGCCTGCAGGCTGCCCTCTGGCTGAGCACTGACCACCTTAGGGACCTGGCCTTCCTGCTGCAGATCCTGAATGGCAGCCAG AGTGGAGCCTCTGAAGATCTGCTGTTGCTTCTGAAAACTTGGAGCCCCACTGCTAAGGAATCAGATACTCTATTGACCCTGCAGGATGCCGAGGAATTGAGGGACATCCTTCTGACAGCATTTACTTACCGCCAAG GTCTCCAGGAACTGATTACAGGGAATCTGCCCAAGGCACTAAGCAGCCTACATGAAGCAGCCTCAGGTCTGTGTCCACGGCCTGTGTTGGTCCAGGTGTACACGGCACTGGGGACTTGTCTCCGTAAGATG GGAAATCCACAGAGAGCACTGCTGTACTTGATTGAAGCTCTGAAATGTGGATCAGCCTTAGGTCCCCCACTTCTGGAGGCCTCTAGGCTATATCAGGAACTGGGAAACACAGCAGCAGAACTGGAGAGTCTGGAGCTGCTGGTTGAG gCCTTGAGTATCACCCACAGTTCTGAAGCCCCTCAGCTTTTCATTGAGATAGAATTGCTGCTTCCACGACCTGACCCAGCCTTGTCCCTTCACTGTGGCACACAGAGCCAGGCCAAGCACCTGCTAGCAAGCCGATGCCTACAGATAGGGAG GGCAGAAGATGCTGCAGAGCATTACCTGGACCTgctagccctgttgctggatggCTCGGAGCCCAGG ttctccccgctcccctcccctccaggaCCCTGTATGCCTGAGGTATTTTTGGAGGCAGCAGCGTCATTGATCCAAGCAGGCCGAGCTCAGGACGCCTTGACTGTATGTGAGGAACTGCTTAGCCGCACATCATCTCTGCTACCCAAGATGTCCCATCTATggaaagaagccagaaaaagaaTCAAGGAACTGCCACACTGCCCACTCTGGATCTCTGCCACCCACCTGCTTCAGGGTCAGGCCTGGGTACAGCTTGGAGCCCAAAAAGAAGCAGTTAATGAATTTAGCTG GTGCTTGGAGCTACTCTTCCGGGCTACATCTGAGGACAAAGAACAAG GGGCAGCTTCCATACCCAACTGTGAGCAAGGGTGTAAGTCAGATGTGGCACTGCAGCAGCTTCGTACAGCCGCCCTGATTAGTCGTGGACTGCAATGGGTAGCCAGTGGCCAGGATACCAAAGCCCTACAGGACTTCCTCCTCAGTGTGCAAATATGTCCAG GTCTCTTCCCCTGTacctaa
- the FANCG gene encoding Fanconi anemia group G protein isoform X3, with protein sequence MSHQLPLGSSCLDLWREKNDQLVRQAKVAQGSGLPLRRQQLAQGLEGLRELLHSLQGLPAAVPVLPLELTVICNFIILRTSLTQGFTEDLAQYIQQGLERVLETQEQLGPRLEWELRELWESVLHVSSLLPELLPVLHHLASLQAALWLSTDHLRDLAFLLQILNGSQSGASEDLLLLLKTWSPTAKESDTLLTLQDAEELRDILLTAFTYRQGLQELITGNLPKALSSLHEAASGLCPRPVLVQVYTALGTCLRKMGNPQRALLYLIEALKCGSALGPPLLEASRLYQELGNTAAELESLELLVEALSITHSSEAPQLFIEIELLLPRPDPALSLHCGTQSQAKHLLASRCLQIGRAEDAAEHYLDLLALLLDGSEPRFSPLPSPPGPCMPEVFLEAAASLIQAGRAQDALTVCEELLSRTSSLLPKMSHLWKEARKRIKELPHCPLWISATHLLQGQAWVQLGAQKEAVNEFSWCLELLFRATSEDKEQGVIPRGSFHTQL encoded by the exons ATGTCCCACCAGCTtcctctgggctccagctgcctGGACCTGTGGAGGGAAAAGAACGACCAGCTCGTTCGACAGGCCAAG GTGGCTCAGGGCTCTGGTCTGCCGCTGAGGCGACAGCAGTTGGCTCAAGGGCTAGAAGGGCTCAGGGAGCTCCTTCATAGTCTGCAAG GGCTTCCTGCAGCTGTTCCTGTTCTCCCTTTGGAGCTGACTGTCATCTGCAACTTCATTATCCTGAGGACAAGCCTGACCCAGGGTTTTACTGAAGATCTGGCTCAATATATCCAACAGGGCCTAGAAAGAG TGCTGGAAACCCAGGAACAGTTGGGGCCCAGGTTGGAATGGGAACTCAGGGAGCTGTGGGAGTCTGTCCTGCATGTTTCCTCCCTTCTGCCGGAGCTGCTTCCTGTCCTGCACCATCTTGCTAGCCTGCAGGCTGCCCTCTGGCTGAGCACTGACCACCTTAGGGACCTGGCCTTCCTGCTGCAGATCCTGAATGGCAGCCAG AGTGGAGCCTCTGAAGATCTGCTGTTGCTTCTGAAAACTTGGAGCCCCACTGCTAAGGAATCAGATACTCTATTGACCCTGCAGGATGCCGAGGAATTGAGGGACATCCTTCTGACAGCATTTACTTACCGCCAAG GTCTCCAGGAACTGATTACAGGGAATCTGCCCAAGGCACTAAGCAGCCTACATGAAGCAGCCTCAGGTCTGTGTCCACGGCCTGTGTTGGTCCAGGTGTACACGGCACTGGGGACTTGTCTCCGTAAGATG GGAAATCCACAGAGAGCACTGCTGTACTTGATTGAAGCTCTGAAATGTGGATCAGCCTTAGGTCCCCCACTTCTGGAGGCCTCTAGGCTATATCAGGAACTGGGAAACACAGCAGCAGAACTGGAGAGTCTGGAGCTGCTGGTTGAG gCCTTGAGTATCACCCACAGTTCTGAAGCCCCTCAGCTTTTCATTGAGATAGAATTGCTGCTTCCACGACCTGACCCAGCCTTGTCCCTTCACTGTGGCACACAGAGCCAGGCCAAGCACCTGCTAGCAAGCCGATGCCTACAGATAGGGAG GGCAGAAGATGCTGCAGAGCATTACCTGGACCTgctagccctgttgctggatggCTCGGAGCCCAGG ttctccccgctcccctcccctccaggaCCCTGTATGCCTGAGGTATTTTTGGAGGCAGCAGCGTCATTGATCCAAGCAGGCCGAGCTCAGGACGCCTTGACTGTATGTGAGGAACTGCTTAGCCGCACATCATCTCTGCTACCCAAGATGTCCCATCTATggaaagaagccagaaaaagaaTCAAGGAACTGCCACACTGCCCACTCTGGATCTCTGCCACCCACCTGCTTCAGGGTCAGGCCTGGGTACAGCTTGGAGCCCAAAAAGAAGCAGTTAATGAATTTAGCTG GTGCTTGGAGCTACTCTTCCGGGCTACATCTGAGGACAAAGAACAAG GAGTCATCCCTAGGGGCAGCTTCCATACCCAACTGTGA